aaaaaatatccttttaaagTCTAGTTGTGGTGATGTTCTGCAATTAATGGAGGCTGCTGCTTTACCTAGATATGATTCTACTCTTCCAGAGGAATACCTCAACTCAAgtgatgaaaatgagaaaaataattgttccTCTGTAGGCTTGTCATCTTCATATTCTGTACGCAGCCCTGGTAAAAATAACCACATTTCTGCTGTGGATACCAAAGAGAATCAATTGCAGGTGGCTAACTCatgctttttcttggaaaagtcccttcctttttctcaggaaaaaagtaCTCTGTTGCCTTCTCTCCACCACTTAACACAAACAAAGAGTGTGGAATCTAATCTCCAGAATGCTGGCTTATCTCAGGTATTGGACACTAAGAAGGAGCAACATGGGAAAAGACCAGAAAGAAGCACACACAATAAAGCTTACAGTATTCAATCTGGCAACGgtgtttcaaaaacaaaaaacgaGACTTCAGAAAATGCTTCTGATTCTTGTTCAGTGGAAGGTTCTGGGAAATCTGCGCTCTCAGAAGAGACTGGTAAAAGTGTTCCCTGTTTGTTGTCTTTTAAAGAAGGATGCACGGAcagtggccatatgtcttcacAACTCTCAGGAGAGTTAAAAGTTGCAAGCAAGTCCAAAttgaatgaaaaatcaaaaagcagcTTTGATAGTGAAGATGAGCATTTGGAATGCAGTCTAGATGATGATGACGACGATGATGATGTAGTATTCATGCCACTGCAAGAAATTCTCTCTTCAAGTCCCAAGCCACAGGCAGGAACCCTGGAGGATTCTTGTCTTGACAGTTTTTCTCAGGAAACCATGACTCCATTACTGAAGCTTCACGTAAGtgcctaaaaaaaccaaaaaaagcattgCATCAACTTTGTTATattttttgtatgattttttttttcttttaatcataaTGCATGAAAACTCAGAGCTATTTGCCTGCAAAACTGGTGACTCAGCTTAAGGGTCCTATGCTGTAGAGTGCAACGTAGTCAGAGAAAGGGTGTGCTTGTTACTGTGGCTGACCTTGGAATGGCTGAAAGATGGTTCATGCAGCTGGATTGCATTGGCTGTATGCCCTTCTGTGGTTTTTAGgagtgctggttttgttttttttgccctaaagaaaaaggcaggaggtTACATTTAGATGATGTGTGGAATCTAAGGTTTCCATTTTCCTGATCAGGTAAGATTTTTGAGTTGAAATTAACtaggaaataaacaggaaattGATGTAGATGTTGAGATCTGTGTGCTAGATGCCAGTCATATATCCTTGTCACAGTCTGTGATTGTTAAAATCTGTGGATGAGTTCTTGATCTGTAAGTGTGATGTTTTCTTTGAGGTTGAATTTCATGGAAATTGGATGTATTTTAGAAAGGATTTCAAAAAGCTGAATAACTACTACTGCTCATGAGGGATAAATGAAGTGTTTAGCCTATTTTTTCAATAACAGCTTGTCCTATAAGTAGtgatttttgaagttttattgtaaaataatgttttaattagGAAGGTCCTGCAGTAAGACTCTAGTGTGGCATTCCAGACAAAGCTGGTACAGGTTGGAAGTGGctgcatttaaataaaagaattttgTACTGAGTCTGGCTGGgttgaagttaattttcttcataacagcTGTATGGTGCTGTGTGTTTTGGACAAAAACAGTGTTAAGAGACCAGTCTTCTGGCTGTGGCGGAGCAAtacttgcacagcatcaaggctttctcttcttcccactcTGCCTCCTCAGCGAGTAGGCCAGAGTGGACAAAAagttgtgaggggacacagcctggACAGCTGACCCCAGATGTCTGCAGGGGTATATTCTGTGCCACATagtgtcatgctcagcaataaaaagcaagCAGGGGTACTTGGTCTGGCATGTAGCCATTACTTGGAGTCTAGCTGGGCATCCGTCTGCTTGTGGGAGATGCTGAGTGATTGCAccgctttttcttttcccccttatCCCCTCTTCCTTCActaattaaactgtctttatctcgacctaTGAGTTtccctgctttttgcttttcttattcaCTCCCCTGCATCACTGGGTCGGGAAATGagcaagctgtgtggtgcttagctgctgttGGGGGTCAGCCCACGGTGATTTTCTGCAGTAGAAAACGAACAGCAGAATACCTGTTTAAGTACTCTTGTCTTCCTCTCGTCCTGTTTTTAAATCTCTGAAACTGTTCATTTGTTGACTGAGTTTCTATCTCCGTAGGCAGATGTTGAACAGCCATAATTACTTTATCTGTCCTTACAGTTCATTATGCAAGTACGTTATAGATCAGACTTGTGTGGTTACATACATATTCCACAATCTTAACCAACATGTCTACGTAATTAATGGTTAAGACTGATAAACATATGCAGCCTAGATCAAATGTTTGTGGAACATGTATGTGACCACAACATTTGGCCTGTCCTGTTCCTGCATAACTAATGGCTAAGTACGACAAAACAGTTAAGAACTGTCCCAAAATTTCCATGGCCATGTTTTTTGCATATACTAGCATTCTTCTCTTGCCTTGTAAGAAGGGGCATATGTGCACATTGGAATAAAGTCTTGATTTCTCAGTTGTTTTAGACATACTAAACCAGTTGTTTTAGACATACTAACCAGATTATGAAATAAAGAGGTCTCAGCTTTCCCATGAGACTTCCCACACAAAGACATGCCGCTTGTTACATTTGCCAGATATCTCTTAATAccaaaaataaatgctgtgttAAGTGGTTTTTTTATTAGCAGGTGGGCATTAACTTCTTAAACTAACTTCTGTTACCTCTGGGTAATAGAAAATCCTTAATGAGAGGGGATACTCTTATTGAATTGTGTTCTCCTAAAATGAAGGAGCTCATAGGAAGAAGCTTTGTCAGTAATCGTAGGCTTGCAATTTAAGAGGATGGTGTCAGAAGAACTGAATCATGGCCATAAAAGACTTCAAATCTGTGTCGTCTGCTCCTAGCTGGATAAAACACTGGatactgaaaaacaaactaattttgctAGTGGTTAAGACTTTCTTTAtgtgttattttggtttttaattctatttattaGCTTCTTAATTTGGGTTTGTATTAGGATTTTGattggaagttttgttttctgtggtgaTTTTGTAGGTGATTTAGCAAATGctggtgcttttttcccctagGGACTCCTGAAAGTAACAAAGAGGTACTGAATTACTTTTTGAGTTTCTTGTCTCATGTGCAAGAGTGGGGATTCCCAGGGTCTCATTGGATGATAATAATAAAGCTGTGAGGTAAAAGGCTTCTGATGCTAAGGCTCTTTGTGAAGGTTAGCTGGAAGTCAGccccagggagaggagcagagataCAGAGAGAAGTACAGTTATTTCTAAAGTAATCACTGAGAGAGATTTGACCATTATATAAAATTGTCAAGGGACTGAGAAATGTAAACTCAGGACGTTAATCGTCCTGTTCTTCAGGGTCTCATTTGAGGTTTTTATCTTCTGGTAAAACATCGTTAAAATGAGAAGAGGTTTCTATTTTGATTATTGTCTAACTAAATGAATTGATAACTTGTGGTATTTTTCTAACTTCTTACTATTTCATTTACAGCTTTCTAAACCTCCTGTTGTTAGCCAGGTGTCATATGTGAACAGCTTAGAACATCTCTTGAAGGAGAAAGAACAATCTAAAAGGTTTGTTTcttaaagcagctttgaaaaatttGGGATGGAGTTGTAGAAGCTTAGATTTACCTCGTGTCCCTGAAACTAGGGGAGTTTGGGTAGCAACAAGCTAAGATTTGCCAGCTGATGCCACCAGCTTACATCTGGCGGATATACAAGCGTGGCTTAACTGTAAAAGCTGAATGACAGGCTCCTTCCAGGCAATAATGAGTGATTTGTGATATATCTGTCTACCCCTTAAGAACCAGACTAAATTTACTGATGCCTTCGTTGTCGGTCACTGAGCCAGCTAGCAGCTGCTGGTCAGGCATGAAGTAGAAGTATTTATATAGACTGACTGTTCTAGTTGCTTCTGCTAGGCATTTGTAGCTCAGTTTTGGTTTCCAAAGTTGCGTAGACTGTCAGTATCTGAGTAGTTACACAGTAGAGTGAACAGAACTAAGGAGTGTTCTTGCAAGAGGTCTTTGAGGTAGAAAGTGTGATATGGTATATATACTCATGGTAAATCACAGTGGTGATGGGTAAGATGTGTGATTTACTGCTTTTGTCAAAGAATCTGACCCTAGTAACTATGGGCTGACTGACTATGGAGTAGTGAATGTTCCTATAACTAATActatttaacaaataaaatactaggatgatgattaaaaaaaaaaaatcatccagaaGATTGAAAGTTTTGTGCAATTACAAAAAATTCTGTCAGAAGTTGGTTGAGCGTATTTGTCTCTGATAAACTAGGGATTGAATGTGCTGTTGGAAATTCCTTAGGCTTTGGGAAACATCCACTTTGTATCTTGGAATAGGAAGATGCTTGCTTTTTGCACAGATGCAGCCTCACACATGCTTTTGCCATGCATAATTGGCTACTGACTTGTACGTTCACATTCAgaacttaaattttgttttcttctgctgtaaatACTAAATGGTGATCATATGTTCTGCTGCTACTGTTATTTCAGGGTAGATGAACTAGAAAAGCAGTTACAGGAAGACATACAAAGAAGGGAAACAGATTCTTCAGATGGAGATGATGAGGAGAATGCCAGTGGAGATGAAGATCTCTCAGAAGAGCACAGGTCCTTCCAACTCCAAAACCAATTAAATCTAGTTCTTCACTTTTCtagcctttttttcctaatctgtCTTTCCATCATTTGTTGTTAATATGTTTCATGTGAaccatttttatcatcttttggGTATGGGTGGATTTTCTTGGACATTACTGTATTTTAACAATTCAGCTTTCACATAAGGTTAATATGTTCATCTGAAAATCACTGTCTTGACCAGAAAATATCTTCTCAATGTTTAAATTCATAAAAGCAATTTTGAATTTTACAGGGCTTTTATAAAGAGATTTTCAGTAATAGCTGATGCTATACCTGACTACCACCCTGGAGAAGATATATTTGATTTATCAGCCTCTGGGAAAGCCTTCAATCAACATAACCTTGACTTGAGGAATTTTCATTTAATCCCTCAGAATCCTATAGAAAAGCTCCTTCTTAAGTAAGAATATCTTCTTCGCTCTGTATTTGCTTGTATGACTTTTTTCAGTATTAGCAGTCTTTAAGATTAAATAATATCTTTGCATGCAAATGAGCTCTGTCTTACTAAGTAGGCAAGACTGATTCCCTTTCCCTGGAATTCTCCTTTCCAGGTTAACTTTACAGAACAATGAATTGTTGCTTgaagcttctttctttcctcttggaATTCTTGAAAAACGTCTTAAATAAGACATAAGGACAAAAAATGGTGTTCTGACCTCTTCCATATTTCTACTGTGTTGGGCTATCATTGATAATCTGACCAGTTTGtggaagataaatgcagaagtGCAATGTCATAGTGAACAAAACTTAACCATCCCAAGACAGAAAGAGGACCTTTGTGGTGAACTGATTTGGGACCTATCAATGTTGCATTATGTCTACTGAAAGACTTGTATGTGCTTTCATCCTGAATGGGCCTGGGACTTAATGCTCCATCTAATGAGGATTGCAGAAAGTCATGTTTTCTGACATCTGTTAGATTCAGTCACTTAGCTAGCagggtgtctgtgtgtatataaacAACTGTTCTGTAAATCATCGGGATTTGTGCTCTATATTTATGAGGCTGTCAGGCTACAAATAGCTGGACAAATTCTTGCCTAATGCCACAAGTGCAAATCCTGAAAAATTCTAGTTATTTCAGTTGGTGTTTTATTCCAAACTTGTATCAGTGAAACAGAATTCCTTTAATCTTAAAGGattttgtatatgtatatgcatatatgtgctATTgtgggtgtgaggaggaggagggcggcttCTCCTCATCTCCGGAGGGAGTGATGTTTGTGATATACTCCTTTGGCTTCAGGAGTTCAAAACATTAATGTTTTGAATATCACAAGGATATAAGCTTCAAAAGTATCTTGTAAATCAGTGACTAGAGGAATGAAAATTAAACGGATCATCCCTTCCAGAAGGCAATTATAATTTAATTGCTTATGCATTCTTCCTATTTGGCACTGCTGGCATGTATTGACTGTCCAGTTGGCAGATGAATGTCTTCCTAGCCACTTGTTCAGTCAGACAGATAGAGGGTATACAGAGAAGTTAGGACACAGATCTCTCAAGAGAGCTACCCGTTTTAGTAGGTGCTGAGAACAGAGGAGACTAAAGAACGGTATGTGGGAAACTGGATATCATTAATTCAGCTGCTTATAACATACCTGATTTTATAACAAATACTCAATCTGAAATCATTGAGTAAtaaaaatggcatattttctgTTCCTCCAAAAGCTACTTTTTGCATCTCACAAATTTGCACAGTAAGATTAGACTGACTGGTTTTAACTGCTTTAGTTTGCCTCCGTActctttatttaaaagattatttttaaatttcaaacaaagtgggttttttctcttttcttagtaAAGGTCAttggataataataaaaaaaaaatcttattcacTGGTCTCATTGAGCATAGCAGCCTGTCTGTGTAGACAGGCATAAAGGTTCATAGTACAATACTGTAAATCAGTGTTTGTTTGAAGCTATTAGCTATTGTTCCCTACTAATACAAATGTTTCCAAATTATATAGTGTGGCATTCTGGAGAAAAAGATAGTTGTTCTAAATCATGAATAAGGTTTAATTACTGTAGTATTTCATATAGGTAAGAGCATAAGATAACACTTGTTTTGGATGTTCACATCTTTCTTTGCTGTTGATGATGTTTTGAAGGGTGGGGAAGTTCTTACTCTTGTGAAAGTGCTAATTCAACCACTAATTGATTTTTaacttcttcccccacccccgtCTTTGTCTTACAGTTCTGGTGTAACACAGCAGCTTTCTTTAGCTATTAATGGTTTTTTAAGTTCTGCTTACAGTTGTATCTTGTGTCCCATACCAATTCTAAAGTGGCTCTTCCAGGTAAGACTATACTATTCATGTAGTTATACTCTGTCCGGGTATAATATTATTCCCAGAAGGCAGTTGTAGCAGGAAGAATAGGAACAAGTTTATGAATCTGTTGCATGAAGttaaaaacttttaaatcaaaaaaatcttttctttctgggTTCTGATTTGCTCTCCAGTCTGAAATACTTTGGTTGTCACTAGGGGTAAAACACTAGGGATAGTTTTTTCTCCACACGTTGAGTGACTGCAAAGCTGCACATCCATGTCCATCTTCATGTGTGTTACTGCATTTGAAAAGGCCACAGTACATGCTAGGTGAGAAGAGACTTCACGATATAATAGCGTGGGCCAAATAACAAACAAATGTTAATCTTACTTCCTTccacctttaaaaaacaaacagcaaaacccctAAACATGCTGCAGTATGCGAAAGTACCATTTCTACATATATCACCTTGTAAAACGTCAGAGATGCCTGCACTGTCAGATAATTTTCATTTGGCAAAAGCTGACATGCATTATAGCTCAGGAAAAAGTCTGAAGCCATTCTCAAAGGAAGTGTGGTGGCTGTCTGCTTTCTAGATGTCTGTATCCGTGTCTAAATCACCAGGAATGTACATTGTTCTGTTCCTCACAAAAATGCCCCTCTCCAGTTTCCATTCTGTTATTATTTACTACATTCTAACTGtgcctgaaacaaaaaaaaaaacctcacaaaattGCAGCCTGCATCTATTGAGTGGCTTTCTGCTTTTGCCAAAagggaaacattttgtttctctaTGTCCTTCCCTCCAGACAGTAAAAAAATTGCCTTCCACCTCTTGTGTGAGCCCTGGTGTTCCTCTAGGGAGGAGGAAGCATGAACCAGTTCAGCTCACTTACTGAGCAGGAAACTCTCCAGCACttgagggagaagaagaaggagagtTTTTTTTCTGGGCTAGTGAAGTGCTCCAGGAAACCTGAACTGTACTTCATAGTCATGCTTTTGTAGTTGGAGTTCTATGAAAAACCAAGAATTCATTGTTTCGGTTTAGTATTGCATATATTCAACTTGCACATGACTGGAAAAGGTTGTGGTTAACTCTGTTGCCCCTGCTCCTGATCAACGAGTTCAATTTGATTACACCCACAAATGAGTCCCAAAGGGATACATGATACTTTCCATTCTCTTAACCCTCAGTACCTTCTTATGAACCAATAGATTCTACATGGTGTTACAGCATTCTgataatgcaaataattaaagTATTCATAGCATCTGTGCACTGCTTGAAATAATCAATATTCACAATAGTCTGTTCTCCTCGGTGTATCTTGCTTTAgactttgggtttgtttgtttggtttttttctgttattgtttcttactttattttaccAAAGAgttggtttatttcttttaatttaaaagaagactGATGCCGTCATGCTACTTGGTGTTTGACATGTAGCTTCTTTTCTCTCCACAGATGATGTCTGTTCATCCCGACTATTGTGTTTCCACACAGATTTTAGACAGATTGATGGAGATAACACTAAAAAACGGTGAGTATTTGAAGGATGGAAAAGTGACCACCTGAATGAAGGCATTTCCCTTCTGTTAAGTGTAGAAAGGTATTGAGGAGGAAGTAAAAGGTACTGGCtctgttctgtgattctggcaTGAATTTAGGCTCTTCTGTTAATTACGTCACGCACAAATGTCAGGAGTTGGTCTTCACAGAGTGTGTGCAAGCTGTACCGCAGGATGTGGTCCTGGCATGTATTTGCAAAGCAGTGCATCCAGTACAGAGCCTTTTAAACTCACTTCTGTTATTTCACAAACATAATTGACCTGAAGAGGAGCCCAGTCTGCTCAAAAGTCTTactcttctttctgtcttttactttGGAAGATGCAGGCATTCATTTCATAGCTTAATATCTTATACAAGATGTTTTTCACAGTCATGTGCAGTATGTAGTACTACATAGTTTACTTTCCAGATAAACGGCAAAAGTGAAAAGAATCGCACAAAAACACTTTCAAGGATCTGCTTCAGCCCACACCGCTGCTCGTATCTTGTGTGTTTTGCCTTCCTTCATCTGTACTCTCAAATACTTCTCCAGTacaatttattttatgttctCCATGCCTTCACTTTATTCAGATCCATCAAAAGTCTCTAATTCATTTAAGCCTGCTGGTTAACATTGCTAAAGTAATGCGGTTCTCTTGAAGTGCTTACTCGGGTCTGTCCAAATTGTACCCCATGTTTTGAATCTTGTTTGAAATCAGACTGTGAGCTGATATGAGAGAGAACGtagctgcctttattttgtgctttgctAGCGTTAAGCTTGGTTCTGAATGAACAGTTGAAGCTGGTGAATGAGCATTCAAAGAATTAAGACTGGGAGAGAGCCCCCAGCAGATCACTGACCTTGGAGCAGGATCACATAGACTACAGTTGCTCCTGGAACGCTGTCTAACCACTTTAAAGTTGCCACTGTGCAGTCTTTAAACCATTCTGAGATATTCTTTTCCAGTGCTTAACTAAGGAtgcatcttttttgttcttgttttgttacTGAATTGAACATTGAACCTACAGTGTCTTGAGCGTTACGCTCCATTatgtttagggttttttcttgcGAACTTAGCTCATAAGACACACAATTGACCCAATTCAGAATTCTAGTGACTTCTGTCACTGTTCAGAAAACGCTTCATCTAGTTTGATGTTACCTTGCTAGTTTAGCGTCCTGTAGAAAATCCTTTGTACAGTTTTCAGACTTTCAGACACAAGTCATCATACAAATCAGACCTTTTTGCAAGGGGCATTGGTTCTTGTTTCTATCAAATGAGTGAATTCTATCTGTTTAGCACTTCGGTTCTagaaatcaaattttatttatctCTACTTCCAGTCCCAGTACAGTAACACCCTCTTACTTGTACCTACACAGAACAGTAATCTCTGTCTTCTCTTAAAAGTAAATATTGCCTCCTTGCTTTTCTGAAGTTTGTGATGGAAGAGAGCTACGAGGGGAAAATGGGTGGAACTTCTAAGTAATTCACCTGTTAAGTAGACAAGATGTTTCTCTACCTAAAATACTGTTGGActactgtttgggtttttttcccctcgtgGTTCTGAAAACAAGCATATTGTTCAATGTATTGACTCTTCTGGGAAGAGAGCTGGTAGAATTGATGCAGACTACTGAGCTTATTTGTTTCCCTTAAAAGAAGGAACTAATGCTAAGAACTAAATTTAAAACTAATCCATTCCATGTCTTTTACTTGTAGCTTCCATCAGTGATGAACAGTGTAAACCATGGATTCCTTCACTCGCTGATGTGTCAGCTGTTTTTGTCAATATGGGTGTTGCGTTTAGATCTCTCTTTCCGTTGCAGCATCTTCAGCCCAGCTTTAACGAATGTGATATTCTGTAAGTGTTTTCCTTTTGACATTTATTGCTTAGATCCTGTGAAAGCAAGTCTTGTGCTTAGAATGTAGAATCGgaaggttttcttttatttcctctcccttccaTCAAGTCCTGCTCTTCTTTAAATTCTCAGCTCAGGTTTTAATAAGAGTAAATAAGACAGAACTTTAAACAATGCCTACCAGGTAAGGATTCAGCAAACCAGAACATTGTCCTTTGTCGTGCACCTTCCTAATGGAGGTTTACAAGAACTTTGCCAAAATAGCTGGGCAGAATTGTTAATAATGGGTCACAAGTTAAGATAGATGCGTATGCTCTGTAACTGATGATAGTTTTGATTTGAAGGCATTTTGAAACATgcgggtttttttcttcagttgatGCACATGAGCTCTTGTGAGCTTTTAAATTGTTGGTTTATTGCTCAGATTAGTGTCTCTTCTTTTATTAGAAGTAAGATGCAAGAAACAGTGAGTAAACAACAGCCAAGAGGAGAAGGAGACCCAACCTCTGCCAGTCCAGCCTTCTCCAGTCTaccagaaaacaatttaattaaTGTGATTAAGGTGAGAAAAACTCCAGTTTGTGTgggagggttttttgtgtttttttttttttgtgggtggtgatgggccttttttttttttttttttttttttttttttttttttttttaccaaaaagccTGGTGTCTTAACCTAGTCCTGGGCATGTTTTTTGAGTAGATGCTATCCTGGGGTGTCAGCTTCACATCCAGCAGGCTTCTTGCAAACTTCAGTGTTTCCTTTCCATTGGCTTCACTCACAacggcacagctctgctgcctccctttTTGGGCTTTGGCACTTTTATCAAATGTCTGTGCTCCCTCATGTAGAAGAAACTGCCCATTTCTGTGTTCCAGTGGAAATGGGAAGCAGAGTTGACGTTGGGTGGTGTGTTTTATGCTGCCTTAGTGTGTTAGTGCAGCTCTCAGAGGAACTCGATCAGTCCCTGTGCAGCACAAGGTGCATGAGGTGGGAGCTGATGGAGGGGAGGTGGAGCCGTGGCTGACTCTTCTGTGGAAGTGAGCTGTTAGATCCATGCGCTGTGTCCCGTGAGACCATAGCTTGAATGAGTGCTGGTCACACTTCACAGGCTAGTTCTCTGTGATTAAAGGTTGTATGGTGAAAACGCTGAATTTATAACTGATTTCAGAGTTCCTTGTGGAAGTATTTGAATCCTCCTAACATAATTTCTTTAGGGATTTTTAACTGTAAAATCACTTAGTTCAAGAGGAAGCACTCCGAGCATCTCCACTAGAGACAGAATCTCTTGATTTGTGTTCTCATTTACACACCCATCCCATATTGTGAGTGACCCAGGTAATAATACTTTGGTGGGGAAAAATCTTTTGATGTATGTTTTCAGTATTACTTTTGTATTTAGAAAGTCTGTCAGCCTTTCATTCAGCTAGATGAGAACTGTCTGTGTAGTGGAGAAAAATCTTTCCTACTCCTGTTATGTCCAGGGAATATTGCCATTGTTCAAAAGATGAGCTTCAgcaggtatatatatataaaaatatatataaaaagaaagaaaaaaaaaaaaaagagtgcagtT
The sequence above is drawn from the Chroicocephalus ridibundus chromosome 6, bChrRid1.1, whole genome shotgun sequence genome and encodes:
- the SLF2 gene encoding SMC5-SMC6 complex localization factor protein 2 isoform X3 — encoded protein: MTRPLGVGVPSRSPSVTRSRRHFTPAAAGRQTAQDLRNQTITEFFKPVLNKDLGHKDRTVLGSPDRGNVKDAGIGLSVLCAERFEKKTSSPKKVRRKKMPDQTPNTSPVVDAFRRGIKGNGCPLRKIPRSGSRETASDDPSQPKQVSKHEASSPNALGMSSEVRKSQSFPSRCLTSKMSSGQSKQIDFPGKRKHAAMSVDADSSNQSEVSSLNDPAFSRSSAICKNRRSDFVKNILLKSSCGDVLQLMEAAALPRYDSTLPEEYLNSSDENEKNNCSSVGLSSSYSVRSPGKNNHISAVDTKENQLQVANSCFFLEKSLPFSQEKSTLLPSLHHLTQTKSVESNLQNAGLSQVLDTKKEQHGKRPERSTHNKAYSIQSGNGVSKTKNETSENASDSCSVEGSGKSALSEETGKSVPCLLSFKEGCTDSGHMSSQLSGELKVASKSKLNEKSKSSFDSEDEHLECSLDDDDDDDDVVFMPLQEILSSSPKPQAGTLEDSCLDSFSQETMTPLLKLHLSKPPVVSQVSYVNSLEHLLKEKEQSKRVDELEKQLQEDIQRRETDSSDGDDEENASGDEDLSEEHRAFIKRFSVIADAIPDYHPGEDIFDLSASGKAFNQHNLDLRNFHLIPQNPIEKLLLNSGVTQQLSLAINGFLSSAYSCILCPIPILKWLFQMMSVHPDYCVSTQILDRLMEITLKNASISDEQCKPWIPSLADVSAVFVNMGVAFRSLFPLQHLQPSFNECDILSKMQETVSKQQPRGEGDPTSASPAFSSLPENNLINVIKFLGFCTTVIQGGYTDQEILLLLLLLFKISLEKQLKQIPLIDFQCLFIKLLISIKDWDTKMPELCLAVSELSSNHHNLLWLVQLVPSWIIRGREVRRRLSLVVISKLLNKKHIGIPDDSDKQMCLLHQYLVYMKPSNLLKKMREGQEQQNADGDHLNTELEQEAYYLIYILLHLVSEASFFDVVNSNQRQHLLKLCGALDKHIKCDIREDARLFYRTKVKDLVARIYGKWQDMIQTTRPTQGKLHDFWEPDS
- the SLF2 gene encoding SMC5-SMC6 complex localization factor protein 2 isoform X4, translating into MTRPLGVGVPSRSPSVTRSRRHFTPAAAGRQTAQDLRNQTITEFFKPVLNKDLGHKDRTVLGSPDRGNVKDAGIGLSVLCAERFEKKTSSPKKGNGCPLRKIPRSGSRETASDDPSQPKQVSKHEASSPNALGMSSEVRKSQSFPSRCLTSKMSSGQSKQIDFPGKRKHAAMSVDADSSNQSEVSSLNDPAFSRSSAICKNRRSDFVKNILLKSSCGDVLQLMEAAALPRYDSTLPEEYLNSSDENEKNNCSSVGLSSSYSVRSPGKNNHISAVDTKENQLQVANSCFFLEKSLPFSQEKSTLLPSLHHLTQTKSVESNLQNAGLSQVLDTKKEQHGKRPERSTHNKAYSIQSGNGVSKTKNETSENASDSCSVEGSGKSALSEETGKSVPCLLSFKEGCTDSGHMSSQLSGELKVASKSKLNEKSKSSFDSEDEHLECSLDDDDDDDDVVFMPLQEILSSSPKPQAGTLEDSCLDSFSQETMTPLLKLHLSKPPVVSQVSYVNSLEHLLKEKEQSKRVDELEKQLQEDIQRRETDSSDGDDEENASGDEDLSEEHRAFIKRFSVIADAIPDYHPGEDIFDLSASGKAFNQHNLDLRNFHLIPQNPIEKLLLNSGVTQQLSLAINGFLSSAYSCILCPIPILKWLFQMMSVHPDYCVSTQILDRLMEITLKNASISDEQCKPWIPSLADVSAVFVNMGVAFRSLFPLQHLQPSFNECDILSKMQETVSKQQPRGEGDPTSASPAFSSLPENNLINVIKFLGFCTTVIQGGYTDQEILLLLLLLFKISLEKQLKQIPLIDFQCLFIKLLISIKDWDTKMPELCLAVSELSSNHHNLLWLVQLVPSWIIRGREVRRRLSLVVISKLLNKKHIGIPDDSDKQMCLLHQYLVYMKPSNLLKKMREGQEQQNADGDHLNTELEQEAYYLIYILLHLVSEASFFDVVNSNQRQHLLKLCGALDKHIKCDIREDARLFYRTKVKDLVARIYGKWQDMIQTTRPTQGKLHDFWEPDS